A genomic stretch from Microbacterium proteolyticum includes:
- a CDS encoding WhiB family transcriptional regulator, with amino-acid sequence MATSQYRSGVPDNWFVDPVDLGVPGVRRDIDAAEENTLAWQTDALCSQTDPEAFFPEKGGSTRDAKRICTSCDVKSECLEYALQNDERFGIWGGLSERERRKLKRRA; translated from the coding sequence ATGGCGACGTCGCAGTACCGGTCCGGTGTTCCGGACAACTGGTTCGTAGACCCGGTCGACCTCGGCGTTCCCGGTGTGCGCCGCGACATCGACGCCGCCGAAGAGAACACCCTCGCCTGGCAGACCGACGCGCTGTGCTCGCAGACCGACCCCGAGGCGTTCTTCCCTGAGAAGGGCGGCTCCACGCGCGACGCCAAGCGCATCTGCACCTCGTGCGACGTCAAGAGCGAGTGCCTCGAGTACGCCTTGCAGAACGACGAACGGTTCGGCATCTGGGGCGGTCTCAGCGAACGCGAGCGTCGCAAACTCAAGCGTCGGGCCTGA